The nucleotide sequence CCCTCGCGCCCGAGCAGGCTGCGCAGCGACTGGCGGTTGAAATTGGCACGGGCCAGCCATACGCCATAGCCGGCCGTGAAATTGGCCGCCAGCGGCACACGTTGGCCGCGCAGCATAATGGCCGATTCCACATAGGGGTCATGCACCGTCAGACGGGCTGTACGAGCATGCAGCACGCTGTCCAAGTTGTCTCCGTCGGGATGCAGCAGAACCGTCATGGACGGCGCGGGCATCTCGCTCCAGGGCAGCGGTTGCTGATCATGTTTTGCCGCTGGGCGACCACCCCGAGTTGGGGCGGCGCTCAGGGACTCGTCCGGAATGACCGCCACAAGCTCGGCGCCAAAGCCGTCGCGCCGGTAGAGGCTACGCAATCCACGGAAAGACAGGGACGAGGCTGGCAGGAGTTCGGCTGGCACCGCCGTACTGCCCGGTAAGCGCGCGCCGCGCATATCCAGCTTCAGTTCCCAGCCTGCAATGTTCCAACTGGTCTGGTCGGACAACTGCGTCGGCATTTGTTGCCGAACTTCGAACATGCCGGTGGCCGCATGCTCGACGGCATAGTTATACCAATCCCGCACTTGGGTCTGGCGATCCTCGAAGGCCCGCTCTCCCGGAGTATGGTCACCAAGGAACAGATAAGCATAGGCATAGCGAATCGTCTCAAGCCAGGCGGCTTGCTGCGCTGAACCGGGCTTCATGGCCTGAGCCTGCGCCAGCCATAGTTCGGACAGTGCAGCCAGGCGTCTATCCGTGGCAACCCCCGTCACGGTAGCCAAGGCCTCCGCGCACTCCGAGGAGATCGGCTTTGCGCATGCCTGCTCATCCAATGCCGCCACCCTGATGGTCTGGACAGTCGCATCGCTGAGCTTGCCACGTGTCAGGATGTCGCCGCGCTTGAGTTCGATGGCCTCCCTGGTAGGTAGCGTATGAACTTCAACCACTGGGCCGAACTCGCGCAGGATCGAGCAGCCCCCCAGCAGCAGCGGAGCAAGAGCGGCGCATGTAATGAGAAGGCAGGCCTGCGGGAACCTCATGGATTCACCTCGTTGGCAGGGATGCCTGGCACGCCTTGTCGAATCGACATCGAGAAGTCATCCTCTGACACATCGGAAGCAAGGGCACGTTCGTTGATATGCCCCAGTGCCTGCAATTCATCGTAACGATAGCCAGGCGTCAATCCATGCATGTCGTAGACGTACCGCGCAAAATATCCAGACAGCAGCAGGCGATAGTCCATTGGCAATGCGGGCGCAATGACCCGGGCCAGCTCGAATACGATGGTCGTGCAGTTACTGGTTAACGTGTTGTAAAAGCGCGGTTTCTGCCGCAGTTCATTGGCCGCGTTCAGAAACTCCAGAAACAACGCGCGGGCACTCGCCTGATTCATCTGCAAGCGATAGAGATAAACATCTTCGCCTCGCGCGTTGCTGCGCGTACGCACAATGTCTCGCTCATCGGCGGCTACCAGGATCTGCTCGAACTGACGGAAGAATCCTCCTACCGCCGAGAAGGACTCATGGCGTTCCTTGCGAATTTCCAGCGAGAACACCACGCGATCACCGCCATCGAAGCCGAACGACACCAGGGTGTGGGCGATGTGCGGCCCCATCCAGTAGGAAAGCACCAAGTCGGCGCTGCGCAGACGATCCAGGTCGTATGTGCGGCTCTCCCACTGCGGGGTGTAGTCGGTTTCGCTGCGCCACTGGAAGTTGCGCACATTATTCAGGTGAACATGGTTGCCGTCGATCCTGGCCTCCAGCAACTGGGCGACATCGTCAGCCCATACACGCTGGTGTGACGGCTGCAGCGTCCCCCACCACATGAGCAGGGAGGCGGCTGCGATCACAAATGCGAATCCGGCGATGTTGCGATTGCGCCGCCCAAGCAAGCCCGCCCGCGACAAGACAACGGTCACACCCAACGTAGACCACATGGCAATGACGAACCATCGCACCACCGAAGGTCCCGGCATCTGATGCCACAGAGCCAGCGCACCCCACACAGTCAGCAGCAGTACCACAAAGCCGATCGCCAAGCCTGCAAGGGCGCGCAGGACTCTGTGCATCACTCCGCTCATTGAGGCTGCAAAAGCTCAAGCAACAGTTGCCGGTGCGCATCCCGTAACTGCACCAGCGAGATGGAAGGACTGCCCTTGGACAGCATCGAGGAACTCAGCCACAGCACTGCGGGCGCGAGCGCCAACGGGAAGAAGTGTTCGGTCAAGACGCCTGGGCGAATGACGCCTCGGCGTATGTTGCGGTGGATGATGGTCTGCGCCCGCTCTTTCAGCCCGAGCGCAACTTCGTTGTGCCAACGCTGCACCAGCTCTGGAGTTCGGGCGCTTTCGGCCAGAAGCAGCCGGTAGATCGACATCGTGGCAGGGGAGCTGAAGGTCGCGTACAGGCGATCCAGGTAGACATCTACCAGCTCTGGCAACGTCAGATCCTCATCCGGGAGCCAGCCCTGGAAATCACAAATCTGCTTCGTCGTACGTTCGAGCAAGGCGTGAAAAATTTCTTCCTTGCTTTTGAAGTGGGCATAGATGCCAGCCTTGGACAAGCCCGCGCATTCCGCCAGGCGCTCCATCGACACTGCGTTGTATGTCCGATCCGCGAATTCGACCAGGGCCGCGTCGAGTATTTCCTCTTTCCTGGCGGCAGAGGACAGGTAGGGGCGCTTGTTGTCTGGCGCGTCATCTTTATTGGGTGGCATTCAAAGGCTCTGTTCAAAGATCTGAGGGGTGTTCCCATGGGCCTGTCACCGGCTCTACCAAGAATCAGGGCCTTCCTTGAACCCAAGCCGGCAGCTCGAATTGACCTGCGTCAATGACCGACGAGCCCGCTGATTGCGGTTCTTGGATTGTAACGTATAATTGAAAGCAACCGTCCAGTCGTTTGTTTTCAGATTTCACAATGCAGATCAACACAGGGCGCGAGTGAACCCGGCACATCGGGTTACGACACAGGAAGAGCGCCCTATCAACCAGCCGGGGAACACGGGGATGCACATATCAACAAGGAGATGAAGTGGGCTTGACAGCACTTGCAAGCAAGAAAGTAGGGCCTGCGGACACCAGCCACGAACCCCGCATTGCGGGGGTGGCAGCCATTCCCTCCTCTGCGACCAGACCCTCTTCAGCCCGATACCTGTACGGAACGTGACCATGCTCCCAACTTCCCCGTTGTTTCCCGCGTTCAGATTGCGCGCTGCCTCGTTGGCCCTGAGCGCCGTCGTCTTGACCGGCTGCATGTCGCTCGCTCCGGCGCCAGACACCCCGCCATTGCCCGTGCCCGAAGCCTGGCCCGCGCATCTTGGATCAGGCACCGACGGCGCCCACGCGGGAGAGCTTGCCTGGCAGGCGTACTTCACCGACCCCCTGCTGCAACGCCTCATCGAGACTGCGCTGGAAAACAACCGCGACCTGCGCGTGGCCGCGCTGCGCGTCGAGGAAGCCAGCGCCACATTCCGCATTCAGCGCTCGGATCGTTTTCCTGCCATGGGCGTGGGCGCCCAAGGTGGACGCGCGCGGGTCCCTGGCGACCTGAACATGTCGGGCCGATCGCAGGTGGGCGGCGAGTACCGGGCCGAGGTGGGTTTGACCACCTGGGAACTGGATCTGTGGGGTCGGATCCGCAACCTGGAAGACGCCGCCCTGCAAACTTGGCTGGCTTCCGACGCGGCTCGCCAGGCCGTCCATTTGGCGCTGATCGCCCAGGTGGCAGACGGCTATCTTGGCCTGCGCGAGATCGACGAACGCGTGGCGATCGCACGGCAAACCGTGACCACCCGCGAGGAGTCCTATCGCATTTTCCGGCGCCGCGTCGAAGTCGGCTCGACCTCGAAGCTGGATCTCACACAGGTCCAGACCCTGCTGAACCAAGCTCAGGCGCTGCTGACGCAGCTTGAGCAGGCTCGCACCACGCAACTGCACGCCCTGGCACTGCTGGTAGGCGCTGATCCCGGCCCGCTGCCCGCCAAGGCACCCTTCGATGAAACGACGGTTCTGGCTGAGCTGCGGGCCGGTCTGCCTTCGGAGCTGCTGGTCAGTCGCCCGGACATCATTTCCGCCGAACACCAATTGCGTGCCAGCAATGCCCACATCGGCGCGGCCCGCGCGGCGTTTTTGCCGCGCATTGCGCTGACCGGCAGCTTCGGCACGGCCAGCTCCGACTTGAATGGCTTGTTCGATTCCGGCAGTCGTGCCTGGACCTTCATGCCCACCCTGTCGCTGCCCATCTTCGATGGCGGGCGCCGCCGCGCCAATCTGGAGCTGAGCGAAGTGCGCCGCGACATCGCCGTCGCCGGATACGAAAAAACCATTCAAACGGCCTTCCGCGAGGTGGCCGATGCGCTGAGCGCAAAGCACTGGCTGGCTGAGCAGTTGACGATCCAGAGAGCCAACCTGGAAGCGCAAAGCGAACGCGCACGCCTGGCCAAGTTGCGCTACGACAACGGCTCGGCCGCCTTCTTGGAAGTGCTGGATGCCCAACGCGATCTGCTGGGAGCCCAGCAACAACTGGTACAGGCGCGCCGCGCGCTGCTGTCCAGCCAGGTGGCGCTGTATGCCGCGCTCGGCGGCGGCACCCTCGCCGCAGCCGGCGAGGCACAGGGTGCGGCCTCGACTCCCGCTTCCACCCCATCAACCCGTTAAGGCACGCCGAACCCATGACTGTCTCCCCCTCTCTCAAGAAAAAACTCCTGGTCGCTTTCGCTGCAGCGGTTGTTGCCGCGCTGGCCTGGTGGAGCTGGACGAGGTTTACCGACAGCGGCCCGGGCGAAGGATTCGTCAACGGCAATGGCCGCATCGAAGCCACCGAGATCGACGTGGCCACCAAACTTCCCGGCCGCATCGAAGACATCCTGGTGCGTGAAGGCGATTTCGTCACAGCCGGCCAGCCACTGGCCAAGATGCGGCTGGAAACGCTGGAAGCGCAGCGCGACGAGGCCCTGGCCATGCGTCAGCAGGCTGAGCATTCGGTGACCGCGGCGCAGGCACAGGTGGCGCTGCGTGAAGCCGACGTGACTGCCGCCTTGGCTCTGGTTGGTCAGCGCGAGTCCGAACTGGACGCCGCGCAACGGCGCCTGACACGCTCCAGCACGCTGTCGAGTGAGGGAGCCGCCTCGATCCAGGAACTGGACGATGACCGGGCGCGCGTACGGGGCGCCCAAGCGACCCTCGCGGCCAGCAAGGCACAGGCCGCCGCTGCCCGCGCCGCGGTCGAAGCCGCCAGGGCGCAGTTTGTCGGCGCGCAGTCCAGCGTGTCCGCCGCTACGGCCAGTATCAGCCGCATCGAAGCCGACATCCGCGACAGCGAACTGCGGTCTCCGCGCGACGGACGGGTTCAGGTGCGTGTCGCGCAACCCGGCGAGGTGCTTGGAGCGGGCGGACGTGTCTTGAACCTCCTTGATCTGTCGGACGTGTACATCACCTTCTTCCTGCCCGAAACCGTGGCCGGCCGCGTTGCGCTGGGCTCGGAGGTTCGCATCATTCTGGATGCCGCGCCCGAGTATGTGATTCCAGCCACCGTTTCCTTCGTCGCCAGCGCAGCGCAGTTCACCCCCAAGACGGTGGAAACCGCCAGCGAGCGACAAAAGCTGATGTTTCGCGTGCGCGCGCAGATTTCGCAGGAGCTGCTGCGTGAGCACCTGAACCAGGTCAAGACCGGTCTGCCCGGCGTAGCCTGGGTCAAGCTCGACGCCAAGGCCGAGTGGCCTCAGAACCTCTCCGTTCGTGTGCCGGAGTAAGATATGAGCCACAGCGCGCAGCTCGCGACCGTTGCAAGTGTCCGCCAGGTAAGACTGCGCTACCGCGACGTCATTGCCTTGGATGGCATTGACCTGGACATCCCCGCTGGACGGATGGTCGGTCTGATCGGCCCCGACGGCGTGGGCAAATCCAGTCTGCTCTCATTGCTGGCGGGTGTGCGCATCATCCAGGAGGGCACGGTCGAGGTGCTGGGTGGCGACATGGCCAGCAAGGCCCATCGCAAGCAGGTATGCCCGCGCATCGCCTACATGCCGCAGGGACTGGGCAAAAACCTGTATCCGACGCTCTCGGTCGAGGAGAATCTGCAATTCTTCGCGCGCCTGTTCGGTCATGGCGCCGCAGAGCGCCGCCAGCGGATCGACGAACTGACTCAGGCCACTGGCCTGTTCAAATTCCTGGAGCGCCCGGCAGGCAAGCTGTCCGGGGGCATGAAGCAAAAACTCGGCCTGTGCTGCGCGCTGATTCATGACCCGGATTTTCTGATTCTCGATGAGCCGACGACTGGCGTGGACCCGCTGGCGCGCGCGCAGTTCTGGGATCTGATTGACCGTATCCGCGCCGATCGCCCCGGCATGAGCGTGATTGTGGCCACGGCCTACATGGATGAGGCCCAGCGCTTCGACTGGCTGGCCGCCATCGACGACGGCAAGGTCCTCGCCACCGGTACGCCGAAGGAATTGCTGGAGACAACAAACAGCCCGAACCTGGAAGAGGCATTCATCCGCCTGCTCCCGGAAGAGAAAAAGCGCGGACACCAAGCGGTTGTCATTCCGCCTCTGCCTGAGGACGGCGCGGACGATATCGCCATCGAAGCCGAGGGGCTGACCATGCGCTTTGGCGACTTCGTTGCTGTCGACAGTGTCTCCTTCCGTATCCGGCGCGGTGAGATCTTCGGCTTCCTCGGTTCCAACGGGTGCGGCAAGTCCACGACGATGAAGATGCTCACCGGCCTGCTGCCGGCGAGCGAGGGCCGGGCCTGGCTGTTCGGCCACGAAGTGAACCCGCATGATCTGGGCACCCGCCGCCGCGTCGGCTACATGTCCCAAGCGTTCTCGCTCTACAGCGAAATCACGGTACGCCAGAACCTGGAGTTGCACGCCAAGCTGTTCAGCGTGCCCCCGAAGGACATTCCGGGCCGCGTCGAAGAGATGGTGGAGCGCTTCGGCCTGGTGGACGTCATCGACAGTCTGCCGGCCAGTCTGCCTCTGGGCATACGCCAGCGCCTGTCGCTGGCCGTTGCCATGGTGCACAAGCCAGAGTTGCTGATTCTGGACGAACCGACCTCCGGCGTCGATCCGGTGGCACGCGACGCGTTCTGGCGGCTGCTCATCGAGCTGTCGCGGCGCGACCGGGTGACGGTCTTCATTTCCACCCACTTCATGAACGAGGCCGAACGCTGCGACCGCATGTCGATGATGCATGCGGGCAAGGTGCTCGACAGCGACGTGCCCGCCAGACTGGTTGAGAAGCGTGGTGCCAAAACCCTGGAAGAGGCCTTCATCGGCTACCTCGTCGAAGCGGAGGGCGGCACGGCCGCCCCGGCCAGCCAGCCTCCGGCTGCCGACCAGGCGGATCAGCCACCCGCGGTGCCCGCCGAACACGGCGGCGGTCACTCCGCTGGCGGTTTCAGTCTGCAGCGCATGTTCAGCTATCTATGGCGCGAAACGCTGGAACTGCAGCGCGACCCGGTGCGCGCCACGCTGGCGCTGGGCGGTTCGCTGCTGCTGATGTTCGTGATCGGCTTCGGCATCACCATGGACGTCGAGGACCTGAGCTATGCGGTGCTCGATCGCGACCAGACCACGCTTAGCCAGAACTACACGCTGAACTTGGCCGGATCGCGCTACTTCACCGAGCACGCGCCGATCATCGACTACGAGGACCTTGATCGACGCATGCGCAACGGCGAACTGTCGCTGGCCATCGAAATCCCCGCTGGCTTTGCCCGCGACGTGTTGCGGGGCCAGAACGTGCAGATCGGCGCCTGGCTCGACGGCGCCATGCCGCAGCGCGCGGAAACCGTCCAGGGCTACGTTCAGGGCATGCACCAGCACTGGCTGCAGATACAGGCCAGCGAGCGCGGCGGCGCCAGCATGGCTGGCAACACCAACGTCGAGACGCGCTTTCGCTACAACCCCGATGTCAAGAGCCTGCCGGCCATGGTGCCTGCGGTGATCCCTCTGCTGCTGCTCATGCTGCCGGCCATGCTGACCGCGCTGGCGGTGGTGCGCGAGAAAGAGACGGGATCGATCACCAATCTCTACGTGACGCCGGTCACGCGCATCGAGTTCCTGCTTGGCAAGCAGTTGCCCTATGTCGGCCTGGCCATGGTGAACTTCCTGCTGATGAGCCTGCTCGCAGTGACCATCTTCGGTGTGCCGGTCAAGGGCAGCTTCTTCACCCTGGCGCTGGCCGCGCTGATCTTCTCCTTCGCCGCGACAGGCATGGGGCTGCTGGCCTCGGCCGTTACACGCAGCCAGATCGCGGCCATGTTCTTCGCCATGATCGGCACCCTCATACCGGCCACCCAGTTCGCCGGCCTGATCGATCCCGTGTCCTCGCTCGAAGGCTCCAGCAAGTTCATCGGCGAGATCTACCCCGCCACGCACATGATTTCCATCAGCCGTGGCGTATTCAGCAAAGCGCTTGGCCTGGCCGACCTGACAGGGCCGCTGTGGTCGATGCTCATTTCGGTTCCGGTCATTCTCGGCGTGGCTGTTTTGCTACTCAAGAAGCAGGAGCGTTGAGATGCGCAGAAGAAACCTGGCCAACATCTACGACCTTGGTGTCAAGGAGCTGTGGAGTCTTTGGCGCGATCCGATGATGCTTGTGCTCATCGTCTACGTGTTCACCGCGTCGGTCTACACCAAGGCCACGTCCATGCCGGAGACGCTGCACAACGCGCCCATCGCCATCGTCGACGAGGATAATTCGGCGCTGTCCCAGCGGGTTGCCTCGGCCTTCTACCCCCCGCAGTTCACGCCACCGGCCATGATCGACTATGGGGACGTGGACCCGGGCATGGACGCGGGGCTGTACACCTTCGCTCTGGTCATTCCGCCCAACTTCCAGCGCGACGTGCTGGCGGGGCGATCGCCTGCCGTGCAGCTCAATGTCGACGCCACCCGCATGAGCCAGGCCTTCACCGGCAGTGGCCATGTTCAACAAATTTTCACCGGTGAAGTCAACGAGTTCGTCAAGCGTTATCGCAGCACCACCGCGCCACCCGTGGATCTGGCCTTGCGCGCGCGCTTCAACCCCGCCCTCGACAAGGCCTGGTTCGGCTCGGTGGTGCAGATCATCAACCACATCACACTGCTGTCCATCATCCTGACCGGCGCAGCGCTGATCCGCGAGCGCGAGCACGGCACCATCGAGCACCTGCTGGTGATGCCGGTCACGCCCGCGCAGATCATGCTTTCCAAGGTCTGGTCGATGGCTCTGGTCGTGCTGATCGCCTCCTTCCTGTCCCTCAACCTCATGGTGCGCGGCGTCCTGGGCGTGCCCATCGAGGGCTCCCTTGCGCTGTTTTTCGCCGGCGCGGCGCTGAGTCTCTTCGCCACCACGTCGATGGGCATCTTCATCGCCACGCTGGCGCGCAACATGCCGCAGTTCGGCATGTTGATGATGCTCACCATCATGCCGCTGCAGATGCTCTCGGGTGGCACCACGCCGCGCGAAAGCATGCCCGAGATCGTGCAGAACATCATGCTGATCGCGCCCACCACCCATTTCGTGGAATTGAGCCAGGCCATTCTCTACCGGGGTGCGGGCCTGGAGACGGTGTGGCAGCCCTTTCTGGCGCTGGCCTTGATCGGCACGGTGCTGTTTTCCCTGTCGTTGGCGCGTTTTCGCAAAACCATCGGCCAGATGGCCTGATCGGTTCACCGCCCACTTGGGCATTTCAACCAGTAAGGAGCTTGACCATGAGCAACGAAACTATCCCCCTGAACCTGTTCAAGGCGAACGTGGAACTGCAGTTACGCCTACAGCGCTTGATGCAGGAAAACGGCCAGCAATGGCTGGAGAACGCCACGCGCGCGGGCAGCGAGAGCATTGCCGAGTCCGGCGCCGAAATCGAAAGCCTGCTCAAGGCCCAGAATTGGCAGGAACTGGCCACGCTGCCCGCACAAGCCTTCTGGCGTCAGTTCCAGTACCACGTGGGCGGCGCGCAGGCGCTGACACAAGTCGCGATCAAAAACCAGACAACCTTCACCCAAGGCCTGCAAATAGCTATTCAAGACTGGCAGAAATCGGTTACGCAGGCCGTAGGCCAGGGCGATGCGGTACTCCCGTTCCAGGATATCTTCAAACAGTGGGGAGCCGTGTGGGCCTCGGCGCAGGATAAGGAGGCACCGGGCAAGACCGGTGGCCGCAATGCCGGCTGAACAACGTACCGCCCTGGTCACGGGCGGCACTGGCGGCCTGGGCGAAGCCATCGCCCGGGCCTTGCACGATGTTGGCCATACCGTGCTCGTCGTCCACTCGCCAGGCAATGCCAGCATCGGCGCGTGGTTGGAAGCCCAGACGGACGAAGGCTACAACTTCATCGCCTACGGCGCGGATGTGGCCGACCATGCCTCCTGCCAGGAGTTGGCCGGCCTCATTCAAGCAGACGGTTACCACATCGACATTCTGGTCAACAACGCGGGCATCACGCGCGATGCTACGTTCCGCAAGCTGAGCTACGCCGATTGGGATGCGGTCCTGCGCGTCAATCTCGACTCCGTTTTCAACGTCACCCGGCCATTCATCGACGGCATGCTCGAACGCGGCTGGGGCAGGATCGTCAACATCGCCTCCATCAACGGCTCCAAGGGGCAGTTCGGCCAGACCAACTACTCCGCCGCAAAGGCCGGCATGCATGGCTTCACTAAAGCCCTTGCGCAGGAGGTGGCGCGCAAGGGCGTGACGGTCAACACCGTCTCGCCGGGGTATCTGGATACGAAGATGGTGACGAGCATGTCGGAAGAAGTGGTCAAGCAAGTGATTGCCGGTATTCCCGTGGGTCGTCTGGGACGGCCTGAGGAAATCGCTGCACTGGTTGCATTCATCGTCAGTGAATCTGCGGGGTTCATGACCGGCAGCAATGTATCGATGAACGGTGGCCAGCATATGTACTGAGTGAGGAAGGGCCAGCAAGACGATGTGCCTGCGGCCCCTTGCCATTCAATTTTTCAGTTTCATCACAGAAGGAGTGCCCATCGCCATGAATCGAGACACCACGACATCACCAGCGGCCGATTGGGGGCAGTTGCTGTGGGACCCGTTGCGACTATCGGCGATGGCAACCGAGTATGCAGTGGATGCCTGGCAGCGATCCATTCTGTATGCCGACGTTCGCCGCCAACGCGGCAACCAGTACCTGGAGCATTTGCAGGAGCAGACGCCGAACGTACTCGACTTCGCCTCCGAGGTCATCATGTCCGGGCTGGATCTTCCGCGGCCAGTCAACTATGGCCTCGTGCGCATCCTGCCGCCAGCCGACACGCCGAGCGATCCCCGCAAGCGACCGTTCGTGGTGGTCGATCCACGCGCGGGCCACGGCCCGGGCATCGGCGGCTTCAAACCCGACAGCGAGGTCGGGGCAGCCCTCAAGGCAGGGCATCCCTGCTACTTCGTTGGCTTTCTGCCCGATCCCGTTCCCGGCCAGACCGTCGAGGACGTCATGCGCGCCGAAGCGGCCTTCGTGCGCAAGGTCGGCGAGCTGCACCCCGGCAGCCGCGGCAAGCCCGCTGTCATCGGCAATTGCCAGGCGGGCTGGCAGATCCTGATGGCAGCTGCCGTCTGGCCCGAACTGTTCGGACCGATCATCGTCGCCGGCGCGCCGCTGTCGTACTGGGCGGGCGACATGCCGATGCGCTATGCAGGCGGCCTGACCGGCGGTAGTTGGTTGACGGCATTGACCGGCGATCTGGGCGCCGGTCGGTTCGACGGCGCCTGGCTGGTACAGAACTTCGAGAACCTGGACCCGGCCAATACGCTGTGGAGCAAACAGTACAACCTGTACGCCAAGGTCGACACGGAAGGCCCGCGCCACTTGCAATTCGAGAAGTACTGGGGCGGCCACGTGTTCCTGAACGATGTGGAAATACAGTACATCGTCGATAACCTGTTCATCGGCAACAAGCTGAGCACCGCCCAACTGATGACATCCGATGGCGTGCGCATCGACCTGCGCAATATTCGCTCGCCGATCCTGGTGTTCTGCTCCTATGGGGACAACATCACGCCACCGCCCCAGGCCCTGGGCTGGATCACCGACCTGTACCGCAACGACCTGGACGTGCTGGGACATGACCAGACCATCGTCTACGCTACCCATGACAGCATCGGACATCTGGGAATCTTCGTCTCCGGCAGCGTCGGGCGTAAAGAGCACCAGGAGTTCGCTGAGAACATCGACATCATCGACGTGCTGCCGGCAGGCATTCACCACATGCAGATCGACGAGCATCACGACGAGGCGCAGGAACACGAGCCAGCCAGTGACGCCTATCTGACCCGGATTCGCCGCAGCAACATCGATGAAATCCGTGAGATCGTTCGCCCCGATCCCGAGAGCGATCGCCGTTTTGCCGCCGCTGCGCGGATCTCCGAGATCAACTTGGCCTGCTACCGCAGCTTCGTGCAGCCGTGTGTACGCGCCTGGGTCACGACCGAGGGCGCACGGTCGCTGGAGCCCCTGCATCCCCTGCGCGTCGGCTACGAACTGTGGTCCGACCGCCAGCCGCTGGCAGCCGCTGTGCAAGAGGCTGCGCAACATGTGCGCGAGCACCGCCAGCCCGTCGCCGAGGCCAATCCTTTCCTGCAACTGCAGGCACAGTTTTCCACCGCTCTCGAACAGACGCTGGATCAATTCCGCGATTGCCGCGACCGGATCTACGCGCAAGCCTTTGACACGCTGTACAGCCTGCCGCTGGTGCAGGCCATGACAGGGCAGAGCCTGCACGATGAGGCACCGCCGCGGGCCCATCCCAGCGAGACGCCCGAGCACCGCCAGTATCTGGCGCAAGAGTTGACCCGCCTCGAAGGAGCCGTTCACAGCGGTGGGCTGGTGGAAGCAGCCATACGGGCACTGTTCTTCGTGCTGGCCGAGCGTGGCGAGGCCGATGAACGGCATTTTCGCCACGCAGAAGAGCTGGTGCGCCCCCAACTGGGCAACGACTTCGACATGCAGGCCTTCCGCCACCTCGTGCGTCGCCAGGCTTTGCTCATGAGGCTCCACGAGGACGCCGCGGTGTCCGCCATCCCCGGGCTGCTGAACAACGTAGCGCCTGATGACATCCGACAGGTTGCGGGGATGATCGCGCAGGTGCTCGGCAGCGGCGATGCGCTGTCCGCACCAGAGCAAGCCAAGTTGAAGCAGGTGTCTACCCTGTTCGAGCAGGCGATCCGCCGGGCGCAGGCGGCTTCGGCGCCCGCTATGCCCTCTGCCCATGACGCACCCTCTGCGGTCGCGGACACGAAACCCAAGACCTCCTCGCCAAAGCCGAAGGCGCCTCAAAAGACAACCGCGTCCAAGACACCCGCCGCGCCGCAGACAAGACAAACACGGCGAGGAAAAAGCACATGACGACTTCGCCCAAACCGGTCGATGCCACTGCCGATGCATGGCATGTCCTGCGCAACCGCACCTTCGACGAGATCGCCATCGGCGACAGCGCCAGCCTCGAACGCGCGTTTTCGTCGCAAGACATCCACATGTTCGCGCTGCAATCGGGCGATGTGGATCCAGAACCTGCTGTGTCCTCAAGCGCTCGGGGCACCACGGAGGCCATTT is from Stenotrophomonas bentonitica and encodes:
- the rbbA gene encoding ribosome-associated ATPase/putative transporter RbbA; this encodes MSHSAQLATVASVRQVRLRYRDVIALDGIDLDIPAGRMVGLIGPDGVGKSSLLSLLAGVRIIQEGTVEVLGGDMASKAHRKQVCPRIAYMPQGLGKNLYPTLSVEENLQFFARLFGHGAAERRQRIDELTQATGLFKFLERPAGKLSGGMKQKLGLCCALIHDPDFLILDEPTTGVDPLARAQFWDLIDRIRADRPGMSVIVATAYMDEAQRFDWLAAIDDGKVLATGTPKELLETTNSPNLEEAFIRLLPEEKKRGHQAVVIPPLPEDGADDIAIEAEGLTMRFGDFVAVDSVSFRIRRGEIFGFLGSNGCGKSTTMKMLTGLLPASEGRAWLFGHEVNPHDLGTRRRVGYMSQAFSLYSEITVRQNLELHAKLFSVPPKDIPGRVEEMVERFGLVDVIDSLPASLPLGIRQRLSLAVAMVHKPELLILDEPTSGVDPVARDAFWRLLIELSRRDRVTVFISTHFMNEAERCDRMSMMHAGKVLDSDVPARLVEKRGAKTLEEAFIGYLVEAEGGTAAPASQPPAADQADQPPAVPAEHGGGHSAGGFSLQRMFSYLWRETLELQRDPVRATLALGGSLLLMFVIGFGITMDVEDLSYAVLDRDQTTLSQNYTLNLAGSRYFTEHAPIIDYEDLDRRMRNGELSLAIEIPAGFARDVLRGQNVQIGAWLDGAMPQRAETVQGYVQGMHQHWLQIQASERGGASMAGNTNVETRFRYNPDVKSLPAMVPAVIPLLLLMLPAMLTALAVVREKETGSITNLYVTPVTRIEFLLGKQLPYVGLAMVNFLLMSLLAVTIFGVPVKGSFFTLALAALIFSFAATGMGLLASAVTRSQIAAMFFAMIGTLIPATQFAGLIDPVSSLEGSSKFIGEIYPATHMISISRGVFSKALGLADLTGPLWSMLISVPVILGVAVLLLKKQER
- a CDS encoding ABC transporter permease; this encodes MRRRNLANIYDLGVKELWSLWRDPMMLVLIVYVFTASVYTKATSMPETLHNAPIAIVDEDNSALSQRVASAFYPPQFTPPAMIDYGDVDPGMDAGLYTFALVIPPNFQRDVLAGRSPAVQLNVDATRMSQAFTGSGHVQQIFTGEVNEFVKRYRSTTAPPVDLALRARFNPALDKAWFGSVVQIINHITLLSIILTGAALIREREHGTIEHLLVMPVTPAQIMLSKVWSMALVVLIASFLSLNLMVRGVLGVPIEGSLALFFAGAALSLFATTSMGIFIATLARNMPQFGMLMMLTIMPLQMLSGGTTPRESMPEIVQNIMLIAPTTHFVELSQAILYRGAGLETVWQPFLALALIGTVLFSLSLARFRKTIGQMA
- a CDS encoding phasin family protein; translation: MSNETIPLNLFKANVELQLRLQRLMQENGQQWLENATRAGSESIAESGAEIESLLKAQNWQELATLPAQAFWRQFQYHVGGAQALTQVAIKNQTTFTQGLQIAIQDWQKSVTQAVGQGDAVLPFQDIFKQWGAVWASAQDKEAPGKTGGRNAG
- the phbB gene encoding acetoacetyl-CoA reductase; its protein translation is MPAEQRTALVTGGTGGLGEAIARALHDVGHTVLVVHSPGNASIGAWLEAQTDEGYNFIAYGADVADHASCQELAGLIQADGYHIDILVNNAGITRDATFRKLSYADWDAVLRVNLDSVFNVTRPFIDGMLERGWGRIVNIASINGSKGQFGQTNYSAAKAGMHGFTKALAQEVARKGVTVNTVSPGYLDTKMVTSMSEEVVKQVIAGIPVGRLGRPEEIAALVAFIVSESAGFMTGSNVSMNGGQHMY